The nucleotide sequence TTGGCACGGTGGTGACGCTGGAGGTGACCGTCGATCGCCATCGTCCGTCGCGTAACGCCCGGGCGCCCTATCTGGTTTACGCCAGCGACGAGACCGGCGACGTCGTTCTCACGTTCTTCCGGCCGAAGGGCGACTACATCGAGAAGATCCTTCCCGTCGGCGCCAAGCGCTACGTCTCCGGCACCGTGCAGATGTACGACGGCGTGCCGCAGATCGTTCATCCGCACCCCATTCTCGACGAGGCTGCTTTCGCCAAACTGTCAGGAATCGACCCGGTCTATCCGCTGACCGAAGGGCTTGCGCTTGGCTCGCTGCGGCGCGCGATCGCCGCGGCGCTGACCAAGCTGCCGGATTTGCCGGAATGGATCAGCCCGGAGGTGCTGAGCCGCTGCAACTTCCCCTCGCTGCGGGAGGCGCTGACGCGGGTGCACGTCCCGCAGGAGCTGACGGATATCCTCCCCGAGAACCCGTTCTGGTCACGCCTCGCCTTCGACGAACTGCTCGCCGGCCAATTGGCGCTGGCGCTGGTGCGCGCGCAACTGCGCCGCCCGGCCGGCAACCGTCACGCCGGCGACGGCCGTCTGCGCCGCATGATCATCGACGCCCTGCCCTATGCGCTGACCAATTCGCAGGCTCAGGCGATCGAGGCGATCGCAGCCGATCTCGAAAAGCCGGTGCGCATGCTCAGGCTGCTGCAGGGCGATGTCGGCTCCGGCAAGACGGTGGTGGCGCTGCTCGCAGCGGCGGCCGTGGCGGAGGCCGGCAAGCAGGCTGCGCTGATGGCGCCGACCGAAATCCTCGCGCGGCAGCACGCCAAGACGATCGCGCCGCTCGCCGAGCGCGCCGGCATGAACGTCGCCATTCTCACCGGCCGCGAGAAGGGCAAGGAGCGCCGCGACATTCTCGCCCGGCTGGAAGCGGGCGAGATCGACCTGCTGGTCGGCACGCATGCGCTGATCCAGGACGACGTCATCTTCAAGTCACTCGCGCTTGCCATCGTCGACGAGCAGCATCGTTTCGGCGTCCGCGAGCGGCTGGCGCTGACATCGAAGGGCGAGGCCGTCGACGTGCTCGTGCTGTCGGCGACGCCAATTCCGCGCACGCTGGTGCTGACCTATTTCGGCGATATGGACATTTCCGAGCTGCGCGAGAAGCCGGCCGGCCGGCAGCCGATCGACACCCGCGCCGTGGCCGACACCCGGCGCACCGAGGTCATCGATGCGGTCGGCCGCGCGCTTGACGCCGGCAAGCTGGTGTATTGGATCTGCCCGCTGGTCGAGGAGTCCGAGGCCGAGGGCATCGATCACCTCACCAACGCCACCGACCGGTACGAGAGCCTGCGCGAGCGCTTCGGCGAGCGCGTCGGCCTCGTCCACGGCAAGATGAAGGGCAGCGAGAAGGACGACGTCATGGGCCGCTTCGCGGCGCATGAGCTGCGGCTGCTCGTTGCAACGACGGTGGTCGAGGTCGGCGTCGACGTGCCCGCCGCGACCATCATGGTGATCGAGAATGCCGAGCGCTTCGGCCTGGCCCAATTGCACCAGCTGCGCGGCCGCATCGGCCGCGGCTCGGAAGCCTCGACCTGCATCCTGCTCTATCACGAGCCGCTCGGACAGATGTCGAAGGCGCGGCTCGCGGTCATCAGGGAGACCACCGACGGCTTCCGCATCGCCGAGGAGGATCTCAAGCTGCGCGGCGAAGGCGACGTTCTCGGCATCCGCCAGAGCGGCCTGCCCGGCTACCGTATTGCCCGCCCCGAGGTGCATGCGCAGCTGATCACGCAAGCGCGCGACGAGGCGCTGCGGATTTTGAAGGACGATCCCAAGCTGAAGGGCCCGCGCAGCGACGCGCTGCGCTGCCTGCTGTATCTCTACGAGCGCGACGAGGCGATCCCGCTGCTGACGGCGGGGTAACATTTGTAGGGTGGGCAAAGCGACGCCGAAGGCGACGCGTGCCCACCATCCGCGCCGGCGATCGTGGGCGGTGGGCACGGCGCGTCGAAGAGCTGGACACCAATGACGAGATGGGCGCGCCTTTGCCCACCCTCATATGGGGTCTTGTGAGTCAAGGCTCTATGATAGGTTGGGGGCTGCTTTCGTTCGTATCCTTGAGGCGGACTGGTTGGTGGAGCAAAGCCGACGGCCGCGCGCTCTCCATGTAGCGCTGTAGCGGACGGCGGCTTTGCGGTTGGCATGGCGATGCCGGCCTGGGTATCGGCGGTCTACGGTCGAGGACTGGCTTCGAAGATCCTGCAGCTTGTCCGCTGCATCACCTCATATCCGGTCGGATGATGACGGCATCCGAGCCCATGTTCCGCATGCTTGCGGCGAGAAGCCAGGAGGATGAGACCTATCTACAAGACGGCTGGTGGTACAGCCCTAGGGTGGCACGGTCATCATCCATCCTCGCAAGACCGCGGCGAGCCGCGGGCCTGATCGCAAATCCGTCTTTAGGCCTTCATCAGCGCGTCCTCAGGCACCAGGCCGGTCTCGAGATAGCGCCACAGTGCCACGATGAGCTTGCGCGCCAGGGCCACGATTGCGATGCGCCTGGCACGCTTGCCGGCGTTGAGCGTGCGGGCCCTGAACCATCGGCTGAGCGCGCTGTCCGGCTGATGAAGGATCCAGAGCCAAGTCAGCTCGATCGCCTTCTGACGGACGTGCGGATTGCCCGCCTTGCTGATGCCCTGCTCGCGATCGATGCCGCCGCTCTTCCATGGGCTCGGCGTCAGGCCGCAATAGCTCGCGACCTCGCGCCGGTTGCGGAACTCCTTGTAGAACAGCTCACCAACCAGGGTGATGGCAAACGCCGGTCCGACACCCTTGAGCCGCTGCAGCTGCTCCCGCCGCGTGGCCATTCTCGCGGGAACGGCAGAGGCCTGCGTCGTATCCTGGCTCTGCTCCAGCGCCGCGAGCTGCTCGCGCACCAGCATCAGACGCGCGTGCTCGCGCTTGACCTCGGCCATGACATGGGGCGGCAGCGGCTGGTCCTGCCAGTCACGTTGTTGCTCCAGCCAGGTGAGCCAGTTGCGGCGGCGCGGGTTGCCGACCTGAAGCCCGGACAGCCGCAGCAGCGCCTTGATCCGGTTGGTATGGGCAGTCTGCTCGGTAACCAATCGGTCGCGCTCGCGGCTGATCCGCCGGGCGTCCTCCTGCTCGACTGTCGGCACCCGGAGGATCCGGACTACCCGCGGCTCTCCGCGCAAATGAGCCATCAGCGTCCGCAGCAGCAGCTCGCCGTCGATCCGGTCGGTCTTCGCCCGCCGCGCCCGCTGCTCGACTGCGATGCTGGCCGGGTCGAACACCAGATTGTCGATCCCAGCCGCCACCAGCAGCCGGTGCAGCCAGAAGCCGTCATAGCCGGCCTCGTAGCAACTCGCCACGCGCGGCTCCGATCCGAGCTTCTGCGCCGCTCGGACCCGGATCTTGGCGATCAACGCTAGCAGGCCGGCGTGATCGCCGCCCTCCAGCTTGTAGCGCGACATGCGCCCCTGATCGGGACTGTGCACCGTGACCAGCCAGGTCTTCTGACTGAGTTCAATCGCAGCGAAAATTGTGCCAATGTTTGCCGCGGTGGGCGCGCCAAAAGTCAATATCTGCATCTGACTCTCCGAGGGTTCGAGTGTGGAAACCCAAACCTATCGGAAGGGCTCGCTCACCGCTCCCCCATGGAATCTACGCTGCTATCACGACGGCTTCGCCTTGCAGCTCTCCGCAAACGCCACCAGCTGCGCCGCCTCGGTGCCCTCGCCCTGCACGTCCGCCGCGATGTGCTCGAACAGCCGCACAAAGCCCTCGTAGATCAGCGCGGCCGGATGATCGTCCCCCAGGAAGCCCGCGATCTCGCGCATTTCGGCGACCCATCGATAGGCCTTGGGCAGCATGTCCGGCAGCGCATTGGCGAGCCGTGCCTGGACGTGCGGCAGGCTGAGCGCGAGCTCGTCACGCAGCGCATCCGCTGCGCCGGCGCGGGTTGCCGCCAACACCATCGCGGCGCCGAGCCCGGTCAGGCCCTTGTTGATCCCGGCGTAGGACATCTTCAGCGCCGAGGCGGCGCCGATCGGCCCGTCGATCGGGCGCAAGTCGAGCCCGAGCTGACCAAGCACGGCGACATCGGCCGCGGCCTCGCCACTGACATAGAGCGCCGGTCCCTTCGTGCCGGGCTTGGGCGGC is from Bradyrhizobium sp. ORS 285 and encodes:
- the recG gene encoding ATP-dependent DNA helicase RecG yields the protein MRPAILNPLFAPVTTLSGVGPKQDKLLRYLLSCNETPRLVDLLLHLPASVIDRRNRPKVRDAEVGTVVTLEVTVDRHRPSRNARAPYLVYASDETGDVVLTFFRPKGDYIEKILPVGAKRYVSGTVQMYDGVPQIVHPHPILDEAAFAKLSGIDPVYPLTEGLALGSLRRAIAAALTKLPDLPEWISPEVLSRCNFPSLREALTRVHVPQELTDILPENPFWSRLAFDELLAGQLALALVRAQLRRPAGNRHAGDGRLRRMIIDALPYALTNSQAQAIEAIAADLEKPVRMLRLLQGDVGSGKTVVALLAAAAVAEAGKQAALMAPTEILARQHAKTIAPLAERAGMNVAILTGREKGKERRDILARLEAGEIDLLVGTHALIQDDVIFKSLALAIVDEQHRFGVRERLALTSKGEAVDVLVLSATPIPRTLVLTYFGDMDISELREKPAGRQPIDTRAVADTRRTEVIDAVGRALDAGKLVYWICPLVEESEAEGIDHLTNATDRYESLRERFGERVGLVHGKMKGSEKDDVMGRFAAHELRLLVATTVVEVGVDVPAATIMVIENAERFGLAQLHQLRGRIGRGSEASTCILLYHEPLGQMSKARLAVIRETTDGFRIAEEDLKLRGEGDVLGIRQSGLPGYRIARPEVHAQLITQARDEALRILKDDPKLKGPRSDALRCLLYLYERDEAIPLLTAG
- a CDS encoding IS110 family transposase, whose protein sequence is MQILTFGAPTAANIGTIFAAIELSQKTWLVTVHSPDQGRMSRYKLEGGDHAGLLALIAKIRVRAAQKLGSEPRVASCYEAGYDGFWLHRLLVAAGIDNLVFDPASIAVEQRARRAKTDRIDGELLLRTLMAHLRGEPRVVRILRVPTVEQEDARRISRERDRLVTEQTAHTNRIKALLRLSGLQVGNPRRRNWLTWLEQQRDWQDQPLPPHVMAEVKREHARLMLVREQLAALEQSQDTTQASAVPARMATRREQLQRLKGVGPAFAITLVGELFYKEFRNRREVASYCGLTPSPWKSGGIDREQGISKAGNPHVRQKAIELTWLWILHQPDSALSRWFRARTLNAGKRARRIAIVALARKLIVALWRYLETGLVPEDALMKA
- a CDS encoding NAD(P)-dependent oxidoreductase, producing the protein MGSAIAARLAEHGCKVLTSLEGRSAATQARAAASGMIGAGEAEIAACDIILSIVPPGEAVALAEQLATVINRSAKKPVIVDCNAVNVETIRTIEDIVLSSGARLVDAAIIGLPPKPGTKGPALYVSGEAAADVAVLGQLGLDLRPIDGPIGAASALKMSYAGINKGLTGLGAAMVLAATRAGAADALRDELALSLPHVQARLANALPDMLPKAYRWVAEMREIAGFLGDDHPAALIYEGFVRLFEHIAADVQGEGTEAAQLVAFAESCKAKPS